A single genomic interval of Polaribacter vadi harbors:
- a CDS encoding TonB-dependent receptor — MKKIFLFLLILPSFLLAQKTTILKGTVKNSQKEGIEEVSIKFGNTGTSTDIDGNYSIRIPLDQEITIVFSHVSYKTFTEKITATNRTVIRFSPTLLLKTEKLEEVIVKDSRKEAAGLISIDVKKAQNIVGPNAGVENVLMTLPGVNNNNGLSTQYNVRGGNFDENLVYVNGIEVYRPFLIRSGQQEGLSFINTNMVRNIDFSAGGFQAKYGDKLSSVLDITYRKPTETATSVDASLLGASVTFEGNFLNDKLSTITGIRYRDNSLFVNSKQIETNFRPRFTDVQTYLSYEFSEKFELNFLGNFSLNNYNYQPISRRTRFGTVANPLELVVFYTGEEQNNYLTLFGALSADYKVNKNFTLTGTTSRYNTQEEEHFDIAAQYNLGEVDANIGSENFGEVEFSQGIGSQLNHARNDLDALITNVQIRGTIQQEDIQWNFGVKYQKEDIKDRIREWEVIDSLGFAIRPPFSPSNNQPYEPFEGELTPFQSIRKDNNVAINRVSGFVQFNKRSVWNDHDIWYNVGVRAHNWSVTGNGIASKSQTIVSPRGQFAIKPNWGKDMLFRVSGGFYSQPPSYRELRDFDGNVNVDVKAQKSIHFVSGMDYSFIMWERPFKLTTEVYYKDLSDVNSYTIDNVRIRYRADNVTEAYAYGLDLRLNGEFVPGSESWVSIGYLKTEENINDRGYIARPSDQRIKFGILFQDYVPNLPDLKAYLNLVYNSGVPGGAPAYSDPYNFQNRLRDYRRADLGVSYIFADANKQFSSGWLSQFKELSAGLELFNMFDIQNAITNTWVRDVYSKTQFGIPNFMTGRVLNFKVAMKF; from the coding sequence GTGAAAAAAATATTCTTATTCTTACTAATACTTCCTAGCTTTTTATTGGCTCAGAAAACAACCATCTTAAAAGGTACTGTAAAAAACAGCCAAAAAGAAGGTATAGAAGAAGTTTCTATAAAGTTTGGAAATACAGGAACGTCAACCGATATTGATGGCAACTACTCTATTAGAATTCCTTTAGACCAAGAAATAACCATTGTTTTTAGCCATGTTTCTTATAAAACTTTTACAGAAAAAATAACAGCAACCAATAGAACTGTAATTCGCTTCTCACCTACTTTACTTTTAAAAACAGAAAAATTAGAGGAAGTTATTGTAAAAGATAGCAGAAAAGAAGCTGCAGGTCTTATAAGTATTGATGTTAAAAAAGCACAAAATATTGTGGGACCCAATGCTGGTGTTGAGAATGTTTTAATGACGTTACCAGGTGTAAATAATAACAACGGATTAAGTACACAATACAATGTTAGAGGTGGTAATTTTGATGAAAATTTGGTATATGTAAACGGAATTGAAGTCTACAGACCTTTTTTAATACGATCTGGTCAGCAGGAAGGTTTGAGTTTTATCAATACAAACATGGTAAGAAATATCGATTTTTCTGCTGGAGGTTTTCAAGCAAAATATGGTGATAAATTATCATCAGTTTTAGATATCACTTATAGAAAACCAACAGAAACTGCTACATCTGTAGATGCAAGTTTATTAGGCGCAAGTGTAACTTTTGAAGGGAATTTTTTAAATGATAAATTAAGTACAATCACTGGAATTCGTTATAGAGACAACAGTCTGTTTGTAAATAGTAAACAAATTGAAACAAATTTTAGACCGAGATTTACAGATGTACAAACCTATTTATCTTATGAATTTTCAGAAAAATTCGAATTAAATTTTCTAGGAAATTTTTCTCTTAACAATTATAATTATCAACCTATATCTAGAAGAACACGTTTTGGAACAGTTGCAAATCCTTTAGAATTGGTGGTTTTTTATACTGGTGAAGAACAAAATAATTACCTAACACTTTTTGGTGCTTTATCTGCAGATTATAAAGTAAATAAAAATTTCACACTAACTGGAACAACTTCAAGATACAACACTCAAGAAGAAGAACATTTTGACATTGCTGCACAATATAATTTAGGGGAAGTTGATGCCAATATTGGTTCAGAAAATTTTGGAGAAGTTGAGTTTTCACAAGGAATAGGCTCTCAATTAAATCATGCACGTAATGATTTGGATGCTTTAATTACCAACGTACAAATTAGAGGAACCATTCAACAAGAAGATATTCAGTGGAATTTTGGTGTAAAATATCAAAAGGAAGATATAAAAGATAGAATAAGAGAATGGGAAGTAATTGACTCTTTAGGTTTTGCTATTAGACCTCCATTTAGCCCATCTAACAATCAACCTTATGAACCTTTTGAAGGTGAATTAACACCTTTTCAATCCATTAGAAAAGATAATAATGTTGCTATCAATAGAGTTTCTGGTTTTGTTCAGTTTAATAAACGTTCAGTTTGGAACGATCATGATATTTGGTATAATGTTGGTGTGAGAGCTCATAATTGGTCGGTTACAGGAAATGGAATTGCCTCAAAAAGTCAAACTATAGTTAGTCCAAGAGGTCAATTTGCTATCAAACCAAATTGGGGAAAAGATATGCTATTTCGTGTTTCTGGTGGGTTTTATTCACAACCTCCTTCTTATAGGGAATTACGAGATTTTGATGGAAACGTAAATGTGGATGTAAAAGCTCAAAAATCGATTCATTTTGTATCTGGAATGGATTATAGTTTTATAATGTGGGAAAGACCATTTAAACTGACTACAGAAGTATATTACAAAGATTTATCGGATGTGAATTCTTACACCATTGATAATGTTAGAATCAGGTACAGAGCAGATAATGTTACAGAAGCATATGCTTATGGATTAGATTTGCGTTTAAATGGCGAGTTTGTTCCTGGTAGTGAAAGCTGGGTAAGTATTGGTTATTTAAAAACGGAAGAAAATATTAATGACAGAGGTTATATTGCAAGACCTTCTGACCAACGTATAAAATTCGGAATTCTATTTCAAGATTATGTCCCAAATTTACCAGATTTAAAAGCCTATTTAAATTTAGTGTATAATTCTGGAGTTCCTGGAGGTGCACCTGCATATTCAGATCCTTACAATTTTCAAAATCGTTTGCGCGATTATAGACGTGCAGATTTAGGTGTTTCTTATATTTTTGCTGATGCTAACAAACAATTTTCCTCTGGTTGGTTATCTCAATTTAAAGAGCTTTCTGCAGGTTTAGAATTGTTTAATATGTTTGATATTCAAAATGCAATTACCAATACTTGGGTTAGAGATGTGTATTCTAAAACACAATTTGGAATTCCAAATTTTATGACAGGTAGAGTTTTAAACTTTAAAGTAGCAATGAAGTTTTAG
- a CDS encoding aldo/keto reductase gives MEELILNDATKIPIIGFGTYKSLEQEGIDAVKIALSKGYTLIDTASIYGNEEAVGKGIKASGVAREDVFVTTKKWRENLGYESTKKEFEASLKKLQLDYIDLYLIHWPANAKNYKNWQKTNADTWRAMEELQAEGKIKSIGVSNFFQEHLEALLKTAKVIPSINQIEFHPGYWQQELVQFCKSKNIVVESWSPLARGKVFSNKILKAIAKKHQKSVSQICLRWIIQHNVIVIPKSTSPKRIEENISLFDFELTTSEMKQINDLPEIGFSGELPNIWPDRVK, from the coding sequence ATGGAGGAATTAATTTTAAATGATGCTACTAAAATTCCAATTATTGGTTTTGGAACCTATAAATCTTTAGAGCAAGAAGGTATTGATGCTGTAAAAATTGCATTGTCTAAAGGATATACTTTAATAGACACAGCATCTATTTATGGTAATGAAGAAGCTGTGGGTAAAGGAATAAAAGCAAGTGGTGTTGCAAGAGAAGATGTTTTTGTAACCACAAAAAAATGGCGAGAGAATTTAGGTTATGAATCTACAAAAAAGGAATTTGAAGCATCTTTAAAAAAACTACAACTAGATTATATAGATTTATATTTAATCCATTGGCCTGCAAATGCCAAAAATTATAAAAACTGGCAAAAGACTAATGCAGATACTTGGAGAGCAATGGAAGAATTACAAGCAGAAGGTAAAATTAAATCCATTGGTGTAAGTAATTTTTTTCAAGAACATTTAGAAGCATTATTAAAAACAGCAAAAGTAATTCCGTCAATTAATCAAATAGAGTTTCACCCAGGTTATTGGCAACAAGAATTAGTACAATTTTGTAAAAGTAAAAATATCGTTGTAGAATCTTGGTCTCCATTAGCAAGAGGAAAAGTGTTTTCAAATAAAATTTTAAAAGCAATTGCAAAAAAACATCAAAAATCTGTTTCTCAAATTTGTTTAAGGTGGATTATTCAACACAACGTAATTGTTATTCCAAAATCAACATCTCCTAAAAGAATAGAAGAAAATATAAGCTTATTCGATTTTGAGTTAACTACATCAGAAATGAAACAAATTAATGATTTGCCAGAAATAGGCTTTAGTGGAGAATTACCTAATATTTGGCCAGATAGAGTTAAATAA
- a CDS encoding M23 family metallopeptidase, with translation MKHLLILAFLAISSLSFSQEKYPQDYFRDPLDVPIFLSGSFGELRSNHFHAGLDIKTQGKEGLKVYAAAEGYVSRIKVQQFGYGKAIYITHPNGFTTVYGHLSKFNDEIDASVRNIQYEKENYETGNLFFNENEFPVKKGDVIAFSGDTGGSGGPHLHFEIRNTISENIINPLLFGIKVKDTRKPTFQGLKVYALNSDTRINQQNKNFQIPIKKISEGNYTADRTSASGLIGFSVSAFDQFNGVPNKNGIYSLEMLVNGKRVYYHDVEIFSFAQSKFLNLHIDYEHYKTYKKRYQKTHKETANKLSIYKDLINNGKIDIQKNMNYAIEIIAKDFEGNSSSLKFSVVGKESNALFSEIKDTTNYKIVAKKFHKFSQENVTIAFPKNTFYEDVYLDFKVDKKIAKIHTPTIPLDKSFTLTFNVSEYSEDEKEQLYIANLENPKYPRYQYTRKKDSTFYTTSKTLGGYTLLTDNQKPTINILHFKNDQWISNFETIQVKINDIGSGIKDWKATINDEWILMQYNHKKGILTYNFSDKKLVGSKHIFNLVVSDNVGNTNTISTTFFKKQIN, from the coding sequence TTGAAACATTTACTTATACTCGCATTTTTAGCAATTTCTTCCCTAAGTTTTTCACAAGAAAAATATCCTCAAGACTATTTTAGAGATCCTTTAGATGTGCCTATTTTTTTGTCAGGATCTTTTGGTGAACTTCGAAGCAACCACTTTCATGCTGGTTTAGATATTAAAACACAAGGCAAAGAAGGTTTAAAAGTGTATGCAGCTGCAGAGGGTTATGTGTCAAGAATAAAAGTGCAACAATTTGGTTATGGCAAAGCTATTTACATTACACATCCAAATGGTTTTACCACTGTTTACGGACATTTGAGCAAGTTTAACGATGAAATTGATGCATCTGTGAGAAACATCCAGTATGAAAAAGAAAACTATGAAACTGGTAATCTTTTTTTTAACGAAAATGAATTTCCAGTAAAAAAAGGTGATGTTATTGCTTTTTCTGGAGATACAGGAGGCTCAGGTGGCCCTCATTTACATTTTGAAATTAGAAATACAATCTCAGAAAATATTATAAATCCCTTACTATTTGGCATCAAAGTAAAAGACACAAGAAAACCTACCTTTCAAGGACTAAAAGTATATGCTTTAAATTCGGATACTCGAATTAATCAACAAAATAAAAACTTTCAAATTCCTATAAAAAAAATAAGCGAAGGCAATTATACTGCAGATAGAACTTCAGCAAGTGGACTTATTGGCTTTAGTGTTAGCGCTTTTGATCAATTTAATGGTGTGCCCAATAAAAACGGAATTTACAGCTTAGAAATGTTGGTAAATGGCAAACGTGTTTATTATCATGATGTAGAAATATTTTCTTTTGCTCAAAGTAAATTTTTGAATTTACATATTGATTATGAGCATTATAAAACATATAAAAAGCGATATCAGAAAACACACAAAGAAACTGCCAACAAATTATCGATCTATAAAGATTTGATAAATAATGGTAAAATCGACATTCAAAAAAACATGAATTATGCAATAGAAATTATCGCAAAAGATTTTGAAGGCAATTCTAGTTCTTTAAAATTTTCTGTTGTAGGCAAAGAAAGTAATGCTCTTTTTTCTGAAATTAAAGACACTACAAATTATAAAATAGTTGCCAAGAAATTTCATAAATTTAGTCAAGAGAATGTAACTATTGCTTTTCCTAAAAACACGTTTTATGAAGATGTGTATTTAGATTTTAAGGTTGATAAAAAAATAGCTAAAATACATACACCAACAATTCCACTCGATAAAAGCTTTACGCTTACTTTTAATGTTTCTGAGTATTCTGAGGATGAAAAAGAACAACTTTATATTGCAAATTTAGAGAATCCAAAATACCCAAGATATCAATATACAAGAAAAAAAGATAGTACTTTTTACACTACATCTAAAACTTTAGGTGGTTACACTCTATTAACTGATAATCAAAAACCTACAATAAATATTTTGCACTTTAAAAACGATCAGTGGATATCGAATTTTGAAACGATACAAGTAAAAATAAACGATATTGGTTCTGGTATTAAAGATTGGAAAGCAACCATAAATGATGAATGGATTTTAATGCAATACAATCATAAAAAAGGAATATTAACCTATAATTTTAGCGATAAAAAATTGGTTGGTAGCAAACATATCTTTAATCTTGTAGTATCAGACAATGTTGGGAATACGAATACAATTTCTACAACGTTCTTTAAGAAACAAATAAACTAA
- a CDS encoding helicase HerA-like domain-containing protein: MSQKEEFFEYINDGYKTKGDFIELGAAMLGEETITNAIVKVPLKTLNRHGLIAGATGTGKTKTLQVLAENLSEKGIPVLLMDIKGDLSGLAKASPGHAKIDERHEKIGFPFEAKSFPIEVLSISEQKGVKMRATVSEFGPVLLSRILDLTETQSGILAIIFKYCDDNQYPLLDIKDFKKVLQFVTNEGKEEIQAEYGRISSSSTGAILRKIVEIEQQGGDLFFGEKSFEVEDLTRIDENGRGIISVLRLTDIQDKPKLFSTFMLQLLAEVYETFPEQGDSGRPELIIFIDEAHLVFEEASKALLNQIESIVKLIRSKGIGLYFVTQNPKDVPEDILAQLGLKVQHALRAFTAKDRKAIKLAAENYPDSEYYDTKEVLTQLGIGEAFVSVLNEKGIPTPLARTMLRAPMSRMDILSEQELNAVVNNSKLASKYNKNIDRESAYEMLNSKIEKVNLAEQKAIKDAEEEKEREKLAKERVKERRTSSRSSRRTSTRMNPIVKVLTSATFIRAAFGILKKVLK, translated from the coding sequence ATGAGCCAAAAAGAGGAGTTTTTTGAATATATAAATGATGGTTACAAAACCAAAGGCGATTTTATAGAGTTAGGTGCAGCCATGTTGGGTGAAGAAACCATTACAAATGCTATTGTAAAAGTTCCATTGAAAACTTTAAACAGACATGGTTTAATTGCTGGAGCAACAGGAACAGGAAAAACAAAAACACTACAGGTTTTAGCGGAAAATTTATCAGAAAAAGGAATTCCTGTTTTGTTAATGGACATTAAAGGAGATTTGTCTGGTTTGGCTAAAGCAAGTCCTGGACACGCAAAAATTGATGAACGTCATGAAAAAATTGGCTTTCCTTTCGAAGCAAAAAGTTTTCCTATCGAAGTTTTATCAATCTCTGAACAAAAAGGGGTAAAAATGCGTGCCACAGTTTCTGAATTTGGCCCAGTTTTATTATCAAGAATTTTAGATTTAACAGAAACACAATCTGGTATTTTAGCCATCATTTTTAAATATTGTGATGATAATCAATATCCACTTTTAGATATTAAAGATTTCAAAAAAGTTTTACAGTTTGTTACTAATGAAGGTAAAGAAGAAATTCAAGCAGAATATGGGCGAATTTCATCTTCATCTACAGGTGCTATTTTGCGTAAAATTGTTGAAATAGAACAACAAGGAGGAGATTTGTTTTTTGGTGAAAAATCTTTTGAAGTAGAAGATTTAACTAGAATCGATGAAAATGGAAGAGGTATAATTTCTGTCTTACGTTTAACAGATATTCAAGACAAACCAAAATTGTTTTCTACATTTATGTTGCAATTATTGGCAGAGGTTTATGAAACGTTTCCTGAACAAGGAGATTCTGGAAGACCTGAATTAATCATTTTTATAGATGAAGCACATTTGGTTTTTGAAGAAGCATCCAAAGCATTATTAAATCAGATAGAAAGTATTGTAAAATTAATTCGTTCAAAAGGAATTGGTTTGTATTTCGTTACTCAAAACCCAAAAGATGTGCCAGAAGATATTTTAGCACAATTGGGTTTAAAAGTACAACATGCTTTGAGAGCTTTTACAGCAAAAGATAGAAAAGCAATTAAGTTAGCAGCAGAAAACTACCCAGACTCAGAGTATTATGATACTAAAGAAGTATTAACGCAATTAGGAATTGGAGAGGCATTTGTATCAGTTTTAAATGAAAAAGGAATTCCAACCCCTTTAGCAAGAACTATGCTAAGAGCTCCAATGAGTAGAATGGATATTTTATCTGAACAAGAATTAAATGCTGTTGTTAACAACTCTAAATTAGCCTCAAAATACAATAAAAATATTGATAGAGAAAGTGCGTATGAAATGCTAAATAGTAAAATTGAAAAAGTTAATTTAGCAGAGCAAAAAGCAATTAAAGATGCAGAAGAAGAGAAAGAACGAGAAAAATTAGCAAAAGAAAGAGTAAAAGAGAGAAGAACTTCTTCTAGAAGTTCAAGAAGAACAAGTACTAGAATGAACCCAATAGTTAAAGTATTAACAAGCGCAACTTTTATAAGAGCTGCTTTTGGTATTTTAAAAAAAGTATTAAAATAA
- a CDS encoding AI-2E family transporter produces MKNVIPPKTIRQVFVLLLIVIFALLIFTELIPYLSGVLGAITIYVLLRKPMVFLVKRKWNSDLAALFLMFISFVCILLPVTGVIIMLGNKIGEAVDNSKEVAKALKGHMSDFENKFGYDLSSRINVEEISTWIADNLENFAGSTFNIFIGIGLMYFMLYYMLTNRKQLKESLYDYIPISEKNLKTIGQESQAIVRSNAIGIPLVAIAQGIIALIGFLIFNVEDPFFWFIIVTVGSMIPFIGTFIGILPVFILTLSNGDAFSAWGILIYGIVVVGSTDNIIRLYVLKKLDNVHPLITLIGVIVGVPLFGFIGLIFGPLLISLFLVVIRIYKKEFGVMLDDHKVL; encoded by the coding sequence ATGAAAAATGTAATTCCACCAAAAACAATAAGACAAGTATTTGTTTTGCTACTAATTGTAATTTTTGCTTTATTAATTTTTACAGAATTAATCCCTTATTTATCTGGAGTTTTAGGTGCCATTACAATTTATGTTTTATTAAGAAAGCCAATGGTTTTTTTAGTAAAGAGAAAATGGAATTCAGATTTAGCTGCGTTATTTTTAATGTTCATTTCTTTTGTATGTATTTTATTACCAGTTACAGGAGTTATTATAATGTTGGGTAACAAAATTGGCGAAGCTGTAGACAATTCAAAAGAAGTTGCAAAAGCCTTAAAAGGGCACATGAGCGATTTTGAAAACAAATTTGGGTACGATTTAAGTTCACGAATAAACGTCGAAGAAATTTCTACTTGGATTGCAGATAATTTAGAAAACTTTGCTGGAAGCACTTTTAATATATTTATTGGTATTGGATTAATGTATTTTATGCTGTATTATATGTTAACTAACAGAAAACAACTAAAAGAGTCTTTGTATGATTACATTCCTATTAGCGAAAAAAACTTAAAAACAATTGGTCAAGAATCACAAGCTATAGTTCGCTCTAACGCAATTGGTATTCCTTTAGTTGCTATTGCACAAGGAATAATTGCATTGATTGGATTTTTAATTTTTAATGTAGAAGATCCGTTTTTCTGGTTCATTATAGTTACAGTAGGTTCTATGATTCCATTTATTGGGACTTTTATAGGAATTCTACCAGTGTTTATACTAACATTATCTAATGGTGATGCTTTTTCTGCTTGGGGAATTTTAATTTACGGAATTGTAGTTGTAGGATCTACAGATAATATAATTAGGCTTTATGTTTTAAAGAAATTAGACAATGTACATCCTTTAATTACATTAATAGGAGTTATTGTTGGTGTACCTTTATTTGGTTTTATTGGATTGATTTTTGGGCCACTTCTAATCAGTTTATTCTTGGTTGTAATCCGAATTTACAAAAAAGAATTTGGTGTAATGCTAGATGACCATAAAGTTCTTTGA
- a CDS encoding cupin domain-containing protein: MKKYTIQKAPFVVPTTDGKLIEEHFGNATNQQSGISIAHMIAPPKWKEPFQTPQFEEYTYIIRGKKQFIIEDELIVLEAGQSIKIDKNTRVQYSNPFDEECEYIAVCTPAFSMDLVNRE; this comes from the coding sequence ATGAAAAAATATACTATTCAAAAAGCACCATTTGTAGTACCAACTACTGATGGTAAATTAATTGAAGAGCATTTTGGAAATGCTACAAACCAACAATCAGGTATTAGTATTGCTCACATGATTGCTCCTCCAAAATGGAAAGAGCCTTTTCAAACTCCTCAATTCGAAGAATATACTTATATTATTAGAGGTAAAAAGCAATTTATTATTGAAGATGAATTGATTGTTTTAGAGGCAGGTCAATCTATCAAAATTGATAAAAATACACGTGTTCAATATTCAAATCCTTTTGATGAAGAGTGTGAATATATTGCTGTTTGTACGCCTGCTTTTTCTATGGATTTAGTGAATAGAGAGTAA
- a CDS encoding cell division protein ZapA — MSGKLKIKIIIAGRTYPLSVNNTKEEEAMRKAATAINKLISMYEQNYAVSDKQDVLAMSALQFASKLELLSLTKTDIKEEEMQKLNALTKLVSSHLE; from the coding sequence GTGAGTGGAAAATTAAAGATTAAAATTATAATTGCAGGTAGAACTTATCCCTTAAGTGTAAATAACACTAAAGAAGAAGAGGCAATGCGTAAAGCAGCAACTGCAATTAATAAGTTAATTTCTATGTACGAGCAAAATTATGCAGTTAGCGACAAACAAGATGTTTTAGCCATGTCTGCATTACAATTTGCATCTAAATTAGAGTTATTATCTTTAACTAAAACTGATATTAAAGAAGAAGAAATGCAAAAATTAAATGCGCTTACTAAATTGGTAAGTAGTCATTTAGAATAA
- a CDS encoding LytR/AlgR family response regulator transcription factor, whose product MKVLIIEDEKPAARRLHRMLAALNIDVEQMLHSVEESLNWLQNNEHPDLIFLDIQLSDGLSFEIFEEIEVKSAIIFTTAYDEYALKAFKLNSIDYLLKPLDEDELEVAVNKFKANYPKQSDVQVNLDEIRKLLINPVDRKFKKRLTIKVGQHIKIINIDEVECFYSENKSTYIHNQENRNYLLDNSLEYWQEQLDPEHFFRVNRTFIVQINAIKDIIAYSNSRLKLILHSYNEQEIIVSRERVKDFKNWID is encoded by the coding sequence ATGAAAGTACTAATTATAGAAGACGAAAAACCAGCAGCAAGAAGATTACATAGAATGTTGGCAGCTTTAAATATTGATGTGGAACAAATGTTGCACTCAGTAGAAGAGTCTTTAAATTGGTTACAAAATAACGAACACCCAGATTTGATATTTTTAGATATTCAGCTTTCTGATGGTTTGTCTTTTGAGATTTTTGAAGAAATTGAGGTAAAATCTGCCATAATTTTTACTACTGCTTATGATGAATATGCTCTAAAAGCCTTCAAACTAAATAGTATCGATTATTTGCTAAAACCTTTAGATGAAGATGAATTAGAAGTTGCCGTAAATAAGTTCAAAGCAAATTATCCAAAACAATCTGATGTTCAGGTGAATTTAGATGAAATTCGAAAATTATTGATAAACCCTGTTGATAGAAAGTTTAAAAAACGCTTAACGATTAAAGTCGGTCAACATATAAAAATCATCAATATAGATGAAGTAGAATGTTTTTATAGTGAAAATAAATCAACATATATTCACAACCAAGAAAACCGAAATTATTTATTAGACAACTCTTTAGAATATTGGCAAGAACAACTAGATCCAGAACATTTTTTTAGAGTAAACCGAACTTTTATTGTGCAAATAAATGCCATTAAAGACATAATTGCCTATTCTAATTCACGTTTAAAGTTGATTTTACATTCTTATAATGAACAAGAAATTATTGTGAGTAGAGAAAGAGTTAAAGATTTTAAAAATTGGATTGATTAA
- the rny gene encoding ribonuclease Y has product MEGIILPIIMGVLIGVALGFIIFRSMEKAKGKKMLNGVRKEAATILKEAKIDAESVKKDKILQAKEKFIELKSEHEKVIISREKKISDVEKRIRDRESKVASEYDKNKRLNQSLEQKEKDYDFKIDFLEKKEDDLDKMHKRHVDMLEQISGLSAEEAKKELVSSLKEEAKSEAMAFVQTSIEEAKLTAEQEARKVVLGTIQRVGVEQAVENCVSVFNLESDDVKGRIIGREGRNIRALEAATGVEIIVDDTPEAIILSCFDPVRREIARLSMHKLVTDGRIHPARIEEIVKKTENQIHQEIIEVGKRTVIDLGIHGLHPELIKTVGRMKYRSSYGQNLLQHSREVSNLCGIMASEMGLNAKLAKRAGLLHDIGKVPNEESELPHALLGMQWAEKYGEKEEVCNAIGAHHDEIEMKSLLSPIVQVCDAISGARPGARRQVLDSYIQRLKDLEEIAFGFTGVQKAYAIQAGRELRVMVESDKVNDTKAAELSFSISQKIQNDMTYPGQVKVTVIRETRAVNVAK; this is encoded by the coding sequence ATGGAAGGAATAATACTACCCATTATTATGGGAGTTTTAATAGGAGTAGCTTTAGGTTTTATAATCTTTAGATCGATGGAAAAAGCTAAAGGTAAAAAAATGCTTAATGGTGTTAGAAAAGAGGCAGCAACCATTTTAAAAGAAGCTAAAATTGATGCAGAATCTGTTAAGAAAGATAAAATTTTACAAGCAAAAGAAAAATTTATCGAACTTAAATCGGAGCACGAAAAAGTTATTATATCAAGAGAAAAAAAGATTTCTGATGTAGAAAAAAGAATTAGAGATCGAGAATCTAAGGTAGCATCAGAATACGATAAAAATAAACGTTTAAATCAATCTTTAGAACAAAAAGAAAAAGATTATGATTTTAAAATCGACTTTTTAGAAAAGAAAGAAGACGATTTAGATAAGATGCACAAACGTCATGTAGATATGTTAGAGCAAATTTCTGGTTTGTCTGCAGAGGAAGCTAAAAAGGAATTGGTTTCTTCTTTAAAAGAGGAAGCTAAATCAGAAGCAATGGCTTTTGTACAAACATCTATTGAAGAAGCAAAATTAACAGCAGAACAAGAAGCAAGAAAAGTTGTTTTAGGAACTATACAAAGAGTTGGGGTAGAGCAAGCAGTAGAAAATTGTGTATCTGTTTTTAACTTAGAGTCAGATGATGTTAAAGGTAGGATTATTGGTCGAGAAGGACGTAATATTAGAGCTTTAGAAGCTGCAACTGGTGTAGAAATTATTGTTGATGATACTCCAGAAGCAATTATACTTTCTTGTTTTGATCCAGTTCGTAGAGAAATTGCTCGTTTATCAATGCATAAATTAGTAACAGATGGTAGAATTCACCCAGCAAGAATTGAAGAAATTGTTAAGAAAACCGAAAACCAAATTCACCAAGAAATTATAGAAGTTGGTAAAAGAACAGTAATAGATTTAGGAATTCACGGTTTGCACCCAGAATTGATTAAAACTGTGGGTCGTATGAAATACAGATCTTCTTATGGACAGAATTTGTTACAACATTCACGTGAAGTTTCAAATCTTTGTGGAATTATGGCTTCTGAAATGGGCTTAAATGCAAAATTAGCTAAAAGAGCAGGTTTATTGCACGATATTGGTAAAGTGCCAAATGAAGAAAGCGAATTGCCTCATGCACTTTTAGGAATGCAATGGGCTGAAAAATATGGTGAAAAAGAAGAAGTTTGTAATGCAATTGGAGCTCACCATGATGAAATTGAAATGAAGAGTTTACTTTCTCCTATAGTACAAGTTTGTGATGCTATTTCTGGAGCAAGACCAGGTGCAAGACGTCAAGTTTTGGATTCTTACATTCAACGTTTAAAAGATTTAGAAGAAATAGCTTTCGGGTTTACAGGAGTTCAAAAAGCCTACGCTATTCAAGCTGGTCGTGAATTACGTGTTATGGTTGAAAGTGATAAAGTAAACGATACAAAAGCGGCTGAATTATCTTTTAGTATTTCACAAAAAATACAAAATGATATGACGTATCCAGGACAAGTAAAAGTTACTGTAATTAGAGAAACTAGAGCTGTGAATGTAGCTAAATAA